A window of Gammaproteobacteria bacterium contains these coding sequences:
- a CDS encoding STAS/SEC14 domain-containing protein, which yields MIRVMPRSEGKVLGVQASEKLTDDDYTETFIPALQKMIDEYGGVRVLVYMDDSFTGWEPAALLDDAKFGLKNAKAFEKVAIVGGPDWVGWSVNLFKPFFKGEIRVFDGDELDEAWGWIQ from the coding sequence ATGATTCGAGTGATGCCCCGCAGCGAAGGCAAGGTCCTCGGCGTACAGGCCAGCGAAAAACTGACCGACGACGACTATACGGAAACCTTCATCCCGGCGTTGCAGAAGATGATCGATGAGTACGGCGGCGTCCGGGTCTTGGTCTACATGGACGACAGTTTTACCGGCTGGGAGCCGGCTGCCCTGCTGGACGATGCGAAATTCGGTCTGAAGAACGCGAAAGCGTTCGAAAAGGTGGCGATCGTGGGCGGTCCGGACTGGGTCGGGTGGTCCGTGAATCTATTCAAGCCCTTCTTCAAGGGTGAGATTCGGGTCTTTGACGGAGATGAGCTCGATGAGGCCTGGGGCTGGATTCAGTAG
- a CDS encoding DUF882 domain-containing protein, with protein sequence MQSNAPSSLILPENPSRRRFAAGLAASLAGAVMLPAWGSAAAAARPRELSLYHLHTGEKLKVEYYDGRSYRVDVLSEINTYLRDFRTGEIHEIDPHLLDALHDVQASLGRKGTYEIVSGYRSPATNAALRKKSKRVAKRSLHMQGKAIDIRLPGVDTLKLRRAAMDLRCGGVGYYAKSNFIHIDTGRVRYW encoded by the coding sequence ATGCAAAGTAACGCACCGTCATCGCTCATCCTTCCCGAGAATCCTTCGCGGCGCCGCTTCGCGGCCGGTCTTGCCGCATCGCTTGCCGGCGCGGTCATGCTGCCGGCCTGGGGTTCTGCCGCTGCCGCCGCTAGGCCGCGCGAACTGTCGCTTTATCACCTGCACACGGGCGAAAAGCTAAAGGTCGAGTATTACGACGGACGCAGTTACCGGGTAGATGTCCTTTCCGAGATCAACACCTATCTGCGGGACTTTCGAACCGGTGAGATCCACGAAATCGACCCGCATCTGCTTGACGCCCTGCATGACGTGCAGGCCAGCCTCGGGCGCAAAGGCACCTACGAGATCGTCTCCGGATACCGCTCTCCGGCAACCAATGCGGCGCTCAGGAAGAAGAGCAAGCGCGTCGCCAAGCGCAGCCTCCACATGCAGGGCAAGGCCATTGACATTCGGCTGCCGGGCGTGGATACCCTGAAGCTTCGCAGGGCGGCCATGGACTTGAGATGCGGTGGCGTGGGCTACTACGCCAAATCCAACTTCATTCACATCGATACGGGGCGCGTGCGTTACTGGTAG